Proteins from one Nitrosopumilus sp. genomic window:
- a CDS encoding 30S ribosomal protein S3ae, protein MARRKGRVKDKWREKRWVTVYAPDSFNNVPIGYVPITDDKNALGRVLEVTLYDILKGDPSQHQYKIYFQISKVDGDKASTIFKRYEYSKEFLRSLVRRGSSKINFVVDIKTKDGYVFRVKVLALTHRQLNTSRQHALRLIARDVINNTIPSMNIEQFVQATCYSKINSDIMAAFKKVIRVRHVGLEKVKLIRTADKETKLLEA, encoded by the coding sequence TTGGCACGTAGAAAAGGTCGAGTAAAGGACAAGTGGCGAGAAAAACGCTGGGTTACAGTGTATGCGCCAGATTCGTTTAACAATGTCCCGATCGGATATGTCCCAATTACAGATGACAAGAATGCTTTAGGTAGGGTTCTAGAAGTTACACTTTACGACATATTAAAGGGAGATCCATCACAGCATCAGTACAAAATCTATTTCCAGATTAGTAAGGTTGATGGTGATAAAGCATCAACAATTTTCAAGAGATATGAATATTCAAAAGAATTCTTGCGTAGTTTAGTAAGACGGGGTTCATCAAAGATCAATTTCGTTGTAGATATTAAAACCAAGGATGGATATGTCTTTAGAGTCAAAGTACTAGCTCTAACTCATAGACAACTAAACACATCTAGACAACATGCATTAAGATTGATTGCAAGAGATGTGATTAACAATACAATTCCTAGTATGAACATAGAACAATTTGTTCAAGCAACATGCTACAGTAAAATTAATTCAGATATCATGGCAGCATTCAAGAAAGTCATCAGAGTAAGACATGTAGGTCTTGAGAAAGTAAAACTCATCAGAACAGCTGATAAAGAAACAAAATTACTTGAAGCATAA
- the serS gene encoding serine--tRNA ligase → MLDPKIIKENPQVIRDMLKARSVYFDLDGLIKSDQKRRELIIQTDELRKKKNKLALNISQKKKEGRDPSSILSEMKNISENLAKLESEQQIIENIYSKLAMTIPNLVDESVPIGMNQKANKEIRKWGTIPNFDFKVNDHINISENLDLVDLERAAKVAGARFYYLKNDLVRLNQSLIHYGLEFLAKKEYSLVQPPYMINRESMEGAVIADDFEEVIYKIEEEDLYMIGTSEHAMAAMHSKEIIDGKDLPLRYAGISPCFRKEAGAHGRDQKGIFRVHQFDKIEQFIFSKPEDSRNEHEKMLAVSEEFYQNLEIPYKVVLLSTGDMGKVSSKTYDIEAWMAGQNTYREIVSCSNCLDYQARRLKIRYRDKTNEDTQYIHTLNSTLIATTRVLVSIMENFQTKDGHIRIPQVLQSYMGNQKEI, encoded by the coding sequence ATGTTGGATCCAAAAATAATCAAAGAAAACCCACAGGTTATTCGAGATATGCTCAAGGCAAGATCTGTATATTTTGATTTGGATGGATTAATTAAATCAGATCAAAAAAGACGAGAATTAATAATTCAGACGGATGAATTACGAAAAAAGAAGAATAAACTGGCCTTGAATATTTCACAAAAAAAGAAGGAAGGGAGAGATCCATCGTCAATTTTATCAGAGATGAAAAATATTTCTGAAAATCTTGCAAAATTAGAATCTGAACAACAAATTATTGAAAATATATATTCAAAACTAGCAATGACTATTCCAAATCTTGTTGATGAATCAGTTCCTATAGGAATGAATCAAAAGGCCAATAAGGAAATTCGAAAATGGGGAACGATACCAAATTTTGATTTCAAAGTAAATGATCATATCAATATTTCTGAAAATTTGGATTTGGTAGATTTAGAAAGAGCTGCAAAGGTAGCAGGAGCAAGATTTTATTATCTAAAAAATGATCTTGTAAGATTAAATCAATCATTAATCCACTATGGATTAGAATTTCTTGCAAAAAAAGAGTATTCGTTAGTTCAACCACCTTACATGATTAATCGAGAGTCAATGGAAGGGGCAGTTATTGCAGATGATTTTGAAGAAGTCATATACAAAATTGAAGAAGAAGATCTATACATGATTGGGACATCTGAGCATGCTATGGCAGCAATGCACTCAAAAGAGATCATAGATGGAAAAGATCTTCCATTAAGATATGCAGGTATTAGTCCATGTTTTAGAAAAGAAGCAGGAGCGCATGGAAGAGATCAAAAAGGGATTTTCAGAGTTCATCAATTCGATAAAATTGAACAGTTTATTTTTTCTAAACCAGAGGATTCTCGTAATGAGCATGAAAAAATGTTAGCAGTATCTGAAGAATTTTATCAAAATTTAGAAATACCATACAAAGTAGTTCTATTATCAACTGGAGATATGGGTAAAGTTTCATCTAAGACATACGATATTGAAGCTTGGATGGCAGGACAGAATACATATAGAGAAATTGTTTCTTGCTCGAATTGTTTGGACTATCAAGCAAGAAGATTAAAGATAAGATACAGAGATAAAACAAATGAAGACACCCAATATATTCACACACTTAACAGTACTTTGATTGCCACTACTAGGGTTCTGGTATCTATTATGGAAAATTTCCAAACAAAGGATGGTCATATTAGAATTCCTCAGGTTTTACAAAGTTACATGGGAAATCAGAAAGAGATCTAG